Proteins from one Candida orthopsilosis Co 90-125, chromosome 2 draft sequence genomic window:
- a CDS encoding ABC transporter, with the protein MKESNVLEIPLDQRVGLKVRNLSVAVKSKVKNKDPHHADEKDNFNVKSSKILNDISFDVNSGELIALMGGSGAGKTTLLHTLSQRTNVKNKKLEYSGSIEYIRSSESIKHIKHAYLLQTDFFLPGLTVLETFQTQADLRLPPYVSQEEKSELIGYIIDVLELSHLKNTRICQFSSHTTTLSGGEQRRVSLAIQLLSRPSILFLDEPTTGLDTSSSLKLVQLLHKLASNTYGITVILSIHQPRPEICDLFDKVCLLTKGGRLVYYGNLKNEAQSYFSKLGYAPEMNQHISDHVMSLSVKDSSTVENELKSAARINHLVETWKDDHSYEYNSTTKKDQAQFLENLKLFATPKQDQISFMQELVVLTKRTFMLTYRDIQTLLVLNLGFVFLAVTLGWIFYRPKHDLAGIRSLISVQYVVLEVVGFCAMFIEVERLWNTDGAYFYREYQEHVTSIPAFILSRRLAKFLLEDLPMTIIWSVITFFMWGLRVGNGSHFGIYFTVTLLVQLACMSSTLLIYAISSSMPMSTMYINLLYQIQNSASGYFVNAKTMPVYVRWLKYLAYFWYGFGALTANQFTDWVGDCPYDDESSCAEYDGNVQLHIWGFPQNWIAEPIGILIVWVTGFVVLSGVALRLKNLDVGMAKTKKNKLGEEDESNDSKDKSEKVTDDTIENEAEFQSNQTVSASEIVEDRYPIDLELHNVHLSIKEKKFWGKQVGTKTLLNNVNAIFKANAVNCIMGPSGSGKSTCLNYLSNRLDRSTSFIASGDIKVNGIQDISRSELNRISAYVTQHDSSLISNLTVRETLYYQAKLRLPLDQHPAIPRIVNKLIRQTGLVDCADTLVGDDYAKGLSGGEKRRLSISIQLLSKPKVLFLDEPTSGLDSSTAKAIFNLLSELAIENGTTVILTIHQPSEEMFLSFGSLLFLGKGGNVIYNGSAHGIVQYLANIGFTNHSQLNIADYILDLVSHSSEDDDAQAVDNRIEMLVSNWAYNVNHHDKKVATNAQRQIIDLSQFYFRRLPFVHTFSTVTNRQLLTSFRSKDSIISRIGQTVFLTIVHTLFFAPLKNTQDGINNRLGLIQEVLNLYFVGFVNNISLYPFERDLFYQEYRDGIYGVTEFGISYLLNELPTEIIPCFFFSALIVFVCGLPRNASMYFAMFATGFISINCGESIGIFFNSVFKHMEVATNVLSNLIIIAVFMGGTMSLHMPHFFKAMNYLSPMKYAVSICANLGFKNQTFSCDSIGDCSFKTGHDVLQYYNLEANIGAMFGGIFACLVIYRLIAICSIYVRVKWF; encoded by the coding sequence ATGAAGGAATCAAACGTGCTTGAAATCCCTTTGGACCAAAGGGTTGGTTTGAAAGTGCGCAATTTGAGTGTTGCTGTAAAGTCAAAAGTTAAAAACAAGGACCCACATCATGCAGACGAAAAGGATAATTTCAACGTCAAATCGTCTAAAATACTTAATGATATTTCGTTTGATGTCAATAGTGGAGAATTGATTGCCTTGATGGGAGGTTCTGGAGCAGGTAAGACAACTTTATTGCATACGTTATCACAAAGGACAAATGTAAAGAATAAGAAATTGGAGTACTCAGGAAGCATTGAATACATAAGATCAAGCGAATCAATCAAGCACATCAAACATGCATATCTACTTCAAACggatttctttttacctGGGTTGACTGTGTTGGAAACGTTTCAAACTCAAGCTGATTTGAGGTTACCACCATATGTCAGTCAAGAAGAGAAGCTGGAGTTGATTGGTTATATTATTGATGTGTTGGAGTTGAgccatttgaaaaatactAGGATTTGCCAATTCTCACTGCATACAACAACTTTATCTGGTGGTGAACAAAGAAGAGTAAGCTTGGCAATTCAATTGTTATCTCGTCCATCAATATTGTTTCTTGATGAACCAACCACAGGATTAGATACCTCCTCGTCGTTGAAATTGGTACAATTGTTACACAAGCTTGCTTCAAACACATATGGAATCACTGTCATTTTATCGATCCATCAACCAAGACCAGAGATCTGTGACTTGTTCGATAAGGTGTGCTTGTTAACAAAAGGTGGTAGGTTGGTCTACTATGGAAATCTCAAAAATGAAGCCCAAAGctatttttcaaagttgggCTATGCACCAGAGATGAACCAACATATCAGTGACCATGTTATGAGCTTGTCAGTGAAAGATTCAAGTACTGTTGAGAATGAGCTAAAGTCAGCCGCTAGAATTAATCATTTGGTTGAAACTTGGAAGGACGATCATTCCTATGAATACAATAGTACTACAAAGAAGGATCAAGCACAATTTTTGGAGAACTTGAAATTATTTGCCACTCCtaaacaagatcaaatcTCTTTTATGCAAGAGCTTGTGGTGTTGACAAAACGTACATTCATGTTGACATACCGTGATATTCAAACTCTCTTGGTGCTAAACCTTGGATTTGTGTTTCTTGCAGTTACACTTGGATGGATTTTTTACCGTCCTAAACATGATCTTGCTGGTATCAGGTCATTGATATCGGTACAATATGTTGTATTGGAAGTAGTGGGTTTCTGTGCCATGTTTATTGAAGTTGAGAGATTGTGGAATACCGATGGTGCTTATTTCTATCGCGAGTATCAAGAACACGTTACAAGCATCCCTGCATTCATATTGTCCAGAAGGTTGGCCAAGTTCTTGTTGGAGGACTTACCCATGACTATCATCTGGTCAGTGATCACTTTTTTTATGTGGGGACTTCGTGTAGGAAATGGGTCACATTTTGGAATTTACTTTACTGTGACGttacttgttcaattggCATGTATGAGCAGTACTTTATTGATATATGCTATTTCCTCCAGTATGCCAATGTCCACGATGTATATCAACTTgctttatcaaattcagaaCTCTGCTTCTGGTTATTTTGTCAACGCTAAGACTATGCCAGTTTATGTTAGATGGTTAAAGTACTTGGCATATTTTTGGTACGGATTTGGTGCGTTGACTGCAAATCAATTTACCGATTGGGTTGGTGATTGTCCTTATGACGATGAGAGTAGCTGTGCTGAGTATGATGGTAATGTGCAATTACATATTTGGGGCTTTCCTCAGAACTGGATAGCAGAGCCAATTGGTATATTAATTGTTTGGGTGACTGGATTCGTTGTCCTTTCAGGGGTCGCTTTGAGATTGAAGAATCTTGATGTTGGTATGGCCAAGactaaaaaaaataaacttggagaagaagatgaatcaAACGATAGCAAGGATAAAAGTGAAAAAGTTACTGATGATACTATCGAGAATGAGGCAGAGTTCCAGTCCAATCAAACAGTCTCAGCAAGTGAGATAGTTGAAGACAGATACCCAATTGATCTTGAGTTACACAATGTACATTTGTCAAtcaaggaaaagaaattctgGGGAAAACAAGTGGGAACCAAAACATTATTAAACAACGTGAATGCCATCTTTAAAGCCAATGCAGTTAACTGTATCATGGGTCCTTCAGGTAGTGGCAAAAGTACTTGTCTTAACTACTTATCAAACAGGTTGGATAGGTCAACATCATTTATTGCGTCAGGTGATATTAAAGTTAATGGAATTCAGGACATTTCTCGCAGTGAGTTGAATCGTATTTCAGCATATGTCACCCAACATGATAGTTCATTAATTTCCAACTTGACCGTGCGTGAAACCTTGTATTATCAAGCTAAGTTACGTTTACCTTTGGACCAACACCCTGCTATTCCTAGAATTGTCAATAAATTAATCAGACAAACTGGGTTGGTTGATTGTGCTGATACTTTGGTTGGAGATGACTATGCCAAAGGTTTATCAGGTGGTGAAAAGAGAAGATTGAGTATATCCATTCAGTTACTTTCGAAACCAAAagtattgtttttggatGAGCCAACATCGGGATTGGACTCATCTACAGCAAAGGccattttcaacttgttatCTGAATTggcaattgaaaatggaaCTACGGTGATCCTCACCATTCATCAACCAAGTGAAGAAATGTTTTTAAGCTTTGGAagcttgttgtttttggGTAAAGGTGGTAATGTGATTTACAATGGAAGTGCTCATGGAATTGTACAATATTTGGCAAATATTGGCTTTACTAATCATagtcaattgaatattgCCGATTACATCTTGGATTTGGTCAGTCATAGTTCcgaggatgatgatgcaCAAGCAGTGGACAACCGGATTGAGATGTTGGTTAGCAACTGGGCTTATAATGTGAATCATCATGACAAGAAAGTTGCTACTAATGCTCAACGTCAAATTATTGACTTGtctcaattttattttagaCGATTACCCTTTGTTCATACATTTTCCACAGTTACAAACAGACAATTGTTGACATCATTTAGATCGAAAGATAGTATCATTAGTCGAATTGGCCAAACTGTTTTCCTCACTATCGTCCATACATTGTTTTTCGCTCCTTTGAAGAATACTCAAGATGGTATCAACAACAGATTAGGTTTGATTCAAGAagtgttgaatttgtacTTTGTGGGATTTGTCAATAACATCAGTTTATATCCATTTGAAAGAGATTTGTTCTACCAAGAGTATAGAGATGGCATTTATGGGGTTACAGAATTTGGAATATCATACCTCCTCAATGAATTACCAACAGAGATTATTCcatgtttctttttttcagcattgattgtgtttgtgtgtGGATTACCTCGCAATGCCTCCATGTATTTTGCCATGTTTGCTACTGGGTTcatatcaatcaattgtggtgaatcaattggaatctttttcaacagtGTTTTTAAACATATGGAAGTTGCAACAAATGTTTTATCGAATCTTATCATTATTGCCGTGTTCATGGGCGGTACAATGTCGTTACATATGCCtcattttttcaaagctATGAATTATTTGAGTCCTATGAAGTATGCCGTTTCGATTTGTGCTAATTTAGGGTTCAAGAACCAAACTTTTTCATGTGATTCTATTGGTGATTGTAGTTTCAAAACAGGACATGATGTTTTGCAATATTACAATTTAGAAGCAAATATAGGTGCTATGTTTGGAGGAATTTTTGCTTGTCTTGTTATTTATAGATTGATTGCTATTTGTTCGATATATGTTAGGGTCAAATGGTTTTAA